In Candidatus Binatia bacterium, one genomic interval encodes:
- a CDS encoding Ig-like domain-containing protein translates to MIGVAVALCALAAPGLLQAATLSSLRLDRSDQTVAPARTIRIAAVATMADGTVSDVTADATWKTDDADLARFISGDPGALRTRRPGVVQITASVLGKTASAVITIDPGDVVELITRPGTKRVEIDRPMAFTARLVHESGYQRDVTDEARWTTRNPDVAGVKNGGTPGRVLPRSLGTTFIRVRHPPTGLKNTDGKTQVLPAIGRVRFQEKSIVLGRGMTTDLRVLGQHGDLDVRTGLTEDLEFSTDGGEMIDLVATGKDAGQVTALKDGITTVRVYDRARKIGTPKSRAVVIVVAGVLEELEILPNPLKVNAADVRNASVFGLLTSGLRTGNLRKLVEWFVEDPELASVGKSGNDVGTVKGKEAGTTTLLARYDEFDVVSTAIDNLVVRGRVESVTLEPTEATIGLELEYLLRAYGNRDDSTRSNISGSVNWSTDPDGVVSIDDAGRMTGLVNGVTTVTATDPKTGLGASAEVTVAGRLTSLTVPTVRVDEGDEKKAKAYGNLSSGLQTSDLRLVVDWSVKNAMVAQVGNGGPAVAGERRLDSGEVFGREIGTTRLTAVEPITGLGSKQAGNLVVRRAEDPPSPNANPAPIEPPSVRDLSVVVEPGNDGEVATGVTETYKARSLRSDGSKKNISDKCDWRIDDTSIATVDNVLPKKGGVTGVRLGSTTVHIDCNGLTASGLVEVVGDVIGVTIQPDGFTGAVGETKQLRARVNFSGGGFDDVTREVDWSSTNPDVATVENDNEVLKGRVTFHELGEALIFAVDATGHVGTSTATVDK, encoded by the coding sequence ATGATCGGGGTGGCGGTGGCTCTCTGTGCGCTGGCGGCCCCCGGGCTGCTCCAGGCCGCCACGCTGAGTTCCCTGCGGCTGGACCGGAGCGACCAGACCGTCGCGCCGGCGCGAACGATCCGGATCGCAGCGGTCGCCACGATGGCCGACGGGACCGTCTCGGACGTCACGGCCGATGCGACCTGGAAGACCGACGACGCCGACCTCGCGCGCTTCATTTCGGGTGATCCGGGGGCGCTGCGTACGCGTCGGCCCGGGGTGGTGCAGATCACCGCCTCCGTTCTCGGGAAGACGGCCTCGGCGGTGATCACGATCGACCCGGGCGACGTCGTCGAGTTGATCACGCGGCCCGGCACGAAACGGGTCGAGATCGACCGTCCGATGGCGTTCACGGCACGGCTCGTTCACGAGAGCGGCTACCAGCGCGATGTGACCGACGAGGCCCGTTGGACCACGAGGAACCCTGACGTCGCGGGCGTGAAGAACGGAGGCACTCCGGGGCGGGTCCTTCCGCGATCGCTGGGCACCACGTTCATCCGTGTGCGCCATCCCCCAACGGGTCTCAAGAATACCGACGGGAAGACGCAGGTCTTGCCGGCGATCGGGAGGGTGCGGTTCCAAGAGAAGTCGATCGTGCTCGGTCGCGGGATGACGACCGATCTACGCGTGCTCGGCCAGCACGGGGACCTCGACGTTCGCACAGGCCTGACCGAGGATCTGGAGTTCTCGACCGACGGCGGCGAGATGATCGACCTCGTGGCCACCGGTAAGGATGCCGGGCAGGTCACGGCGCTGAAAGACGGCATCACCACCGTTCGCGTGTACGACCGTGCGCGCAAGATCGGGACTCCGAAGAGCCGCGCCGTCGTCATCGTCGTGGCTGGTGTCCTCGAAGAGCTCGAGATTCTTCCGAATCCGCTCAAGGTGAACGCGGCTGATGTGCGCAACGCGTCGGTCTTCGGTCTGCTCACGTCGGGGCTCCGAACGGGCAATCTCCGAAAGCTCGTCGAGTGGTTCGTCGAGGACCCGGAACTCGCGAGCGTCGGCAAGAGCGGGAATGATGTCGGTACCGTCAAGGGGAAAGAGGCCGGGACCACCACGCTCTTGGCGCGCTACGACGAGTTCGATGTGGTCTCGACCGCGATCGACAATCTCGTGGTCCGCGGACGTGTCGAGAGCGTCACCCTCGAGCCGACGGAGGCCACTATCGGCCTCGAACTCGAGTACCTCCTCCGCGCGTATGGGAATCGCGACGATTCGACGCGCAGCAACATCTCGGGGAGTGTGAACTGGTCGACGGACCCCGACGGCGTGGTCTCGATCGATGACGCCGGGCGAATGACCGGCCTCGTGAACGGCGTCACGACCGTTACTGCGACCGATCCGAAGACTGGGCTCGGGGCTTCGGCCGAAGTCACGGTCGCCGGCCGTTTGACATCCCTCACGGTTCCGACCGTCCGAGTCGACGAAGGCGACGAGAAGAAGGCGAAGGCTTACGGCAATCTCTCGAGCGGTCTTCAGACGAGCGATCTCCGCTTGGTCGTCGATTGGTCGGTGAAGAATGCGATGGTCGCGCAGGTTGGCAACGGAGGGCCGGCGGTGGCGGGAGAGCGACGGTTGGACTCCGGTGAAGTGTTCGGTCGGGAGATCGGCACGACGCGCCTCACGGCAGTGGAACCGATCACCGGCCTCGGATCGAAGCAGGCCGGAAACCTCGTCGTGCGCCGCGCCGAAGACCCGCCGAGCCCGAACGCGAATCCGGCCCCGATCGAACCGCCGTCCGTTCGCGATCTTTCGGTGGTCGTCGAGCCGGGCAATGATGGCGAGGTCGCGACCGGCGTGACGGAGACGTACAAGGCCCGCTCCCTGCGCAGCGATGGCTCCAAGAAGAACATCAGCGACAAGTGCGATTGGCGTATCGATGATACGTCGATCGCGACAGTGGACAACGTGCTTCCGAAGAAGGGTGGAGTCACCGGTGTTCGTCTGGGAAGCACGACCGTGCACATCGACTGCAATGGTCTTACGGCCTCGGGTCTGGTGGAGGTCGTCGGGGACGTCATCGGGGTTACGATCCAGCCTGATGGGTTCACCGGGGCCGTCGGTGAGACGAAGCAACTCCGCGCCCGTGTGAACTTCTCCGGCGGTGGTTTTGACGACGTGACGCGCGAGGTGGATTGGTCTTCGACGAACCCGGATGTCGCGACTGTCGAGAACGACAACGAGGTCTTGAAGGGCCGCGTCACGTTCCACGAACTCGGGGAAGCTTTGATTTTCGCCGTCGACGCGACCGGTCATGTCGGCACGAGTACCGCCACCGTCGACAAGTGA
- a CDS encoding YkgJ family cysteine cluster protein, with protein sequence MSQDPEERMRAMLQAELEDFDLDEEDFEAATDLAEQVQSMSEVVARGTDRSVPLAVSETAQLLATASIDEEIEEDEEAGQGPACAAGCSACCHIPVSATAADVASLLDWLQSQPADVRDDVARRVDEGLPRVTGAAPRGVLACPILDVDAGTCRAYEVRPLACRGCFSDDASQCVPGGEISAFVVPQVIARSAAVGVRMALGTAGEDDGCDDLIVALARGLGRSVSA encoded by the coding sequence GTGAGCCAAGATCCCGAAGAGCGAATGCGCGCGATGCTCCAGGCCGAGCTCGAAGACTTCGACCTCGACGAGGAGGACTTCGAGGCCGCCACCGACCTCGCGGAGCAGGTGCAGTCCATGTCGGAAGTCGTCGCTCGGGGGACGGACCGTTCCGTACCTCTCGCGGTGTCAGAGACGGCGCAGCTCCTCGCCACGGCGTCAATCGACGAAGAGATAGAAGAGGACGAAGAGGCCGGCCAGGGACCCGCGTGCGCTGCCGGCTGCTCCGCGTGCTGTCACATCCCCGTGTCCGCGACCGCCGCTGATGTCGCTTCTCTGCTGGATTGGCTCCAATCCCAACCCGCCGACGTCCGGGACGACGTCGCGCGTCGTGTCGACGAGGGTTTGCCGCGCGTGACCGGAGCGGCGCCGCGTGGGGTTCTCGCTTGCCCCATCCTGGACGTCGACGCGGGCACATGTCGCGCGTATGAAGTGCGCCCGCTCGCGTGCCGAGGCTGCTTCAGCGATGATGCGAGTCAGTGCGTGCCGGGCGGTGAGATCTCGGCGTTCGTGGTTCCGCAGGTGATTGCACGGAGCGCCGCGGTAGGTGTTCGGATGGCGCTCGGCACTGCAGGCGAGGACGACGGCTGCGACGACCTGATCGTGGCTCTGGCGCGGGGGCTTGGGCGCTCAGTCTCGGCCTAG
- a CDS encoding enoyl-CoA hydratase/isomerase family protein yields the protein MAETYDVGTKFLRFEREGHIAWCTIDRPKSRNALTSAMYYGVKKAVHLVNSFEEPTALIFTGVDDVFAPGGELRGNTEDANPALDYVVSGDVTPFEEVRHSFAPVVAAVNGICQGGGLLIAMLADVAVCSERATFRAPELLRGIADTGYAAYLPPHIGVAAARDMLLTGRKVTADEALKMGLITRVVPHDDLKTEAVAVAESILKTAPEARMHVKRIVNDNYGHPDRMSMYWSIFRGGEAREGMKAFAEKRSPAWMPKGIDTGKRL from the coding sequence ATGGCCGAAACCTACGACGTCGGAACCAAGTTTCTGCGCTTCGAGCGCGAAGGGCACATCGCCTGGTGCACGATCGACCGGCCGAAGTCTCGCAATGCGCTGACGTCGGCGATGTACTACGGAGTGAAGAAGGCGGTTCATCTGGTGAACTCCTTCGAGGAGCCGACGGCACTGATCTTTACCGGCGTCGACGATGTCTTCGCGCCGGGAGGTGAGCTCCGGGGCAACACCGAGGACGCGAACCCCGCGCTCGACTACGTCGTGTCGGGCGACGTGACGCCGTTCGAAGAAGTCCGTCACAGCTTCGCTCCGGTCGTCGCCGCGGTGAACGGGATCTGCCAGGGCGGCGGACTTTTGATCGCTATGCTTGCGGACGTCGCTGTGTGCAGCGAGCGAGCCACCTTCCGAGCCCCGGAGTTGCTGCGGGGCATCGCCGATACCGGGTATGCGGCGTACCTTCCGCCGCACATCGGAGTCGCGGCGGCGCGCGACATGCTTCTGACCGGTCGCAAGGTCACTGCCGACGAGGCGTTGAAGATGGGTCTGATCACCCGTGTCGTTCCGCACGACGATTTGAAGACGGAGGCCGTTGCGGTCGCTGAATCGATCCTCAAGACCGCGCCCGAGGCCCGCATGCACGTGAAGCGCATCGTCAACGACAACTACGGCCACCCGGATCGCATGTCGATGTACTGGTCGATCTTCCGCGGGGGCGAAGCTCGTGAGGGGATGAAGGCGTTCGCCGAGAAGCGCTCTCCGGCGTGGATGCCGAAGGGCATCGATACCGGAAAGCGTCTCTAG
- a CDS encoding amidohydrolase family protein: MKKEEMILVSVDDHIIEPRDLFDRHLAKKWVGRAPRLAYDKERKAEAWTWEYGASFQSFINAVVTLPNEEWGFDPGTQSEIRPGCYNVDHRVRDMDANGVLASMCFPSFPGMAGGFFSKSEDRALGLACLQAYNDWHIDEWCAAHPGRFIPNPISPIWDGEVAADEVRRVAKKGATAITFTEDPEAFGLPSIHSGFYDSFFRACAEEGVVVTIHIGSAAQGFPGRETEPVHVRYTMPTWNSLPCAANLMWSHVVRDNPTLKIALSEGGTSWIPGFLDRMERHYHVQRWSNPDLGGRTPTEVFRDQFLACFISDPSGLLLRDRIGIDNIAYEVDYPHSDCTFPGSSDELWECIVEAKCNDAEINKITYENAMRWLRFDPFAHTPKAAATVGALQTRAADVDLSTRSKAEYKAEWEAANGPLG, translated from the coding sequence GTGAAAAAAGAAGAAATGATCCTCGTCAGCGTGGACGACCACATCATCGAACCGCGCGATCTCTTCGACCGTCACCTCGCCAAGAAGTGGGTCGGCCGGGCGCCCCGCCTCGCTTACGACAAGGAACGAAAGGCCGAGGCGTGGACGTGGGAGTACGGCGCCTCGTTCCAGTCCTTCATCAACGCTGTCGTGACTCTGCCCAACGAGGAGTGGGGCTTCGATCCCGGCACCCAGTCCGAGATCCGGCCCGGTTGCTACAACGTCGACCACCGCGTGCGCGACATGGACGCCAACGGAGTCCTCGCGTCGATGTGCTTCCCGTCGTTCCCCGGCATGGCCGGCGGTTTCTTCTCCAAGTCGGAGGACCGGGCCCTCGGGCTCGCGTGCTTGCAAGCCTACAACGACTGGCACATCGACGAGTGGTGCGCCGCGCACCCCGGCCGCTTCATCCCGAATCCCATCTCGCCGATCTGGGACGGCGAGGTCGCGGCGGACGAGGTCCGTCGCGTCGCCAAGAAGGGCGCAACGGCGATCACGTTCACCGAAGACCCCGAGGCCTTCGGGCTGCCGAGCATTCACTCGGGATTCTATGATTCCTTCTTCCGTGCCTGCGCGGAGGAGGGCGTCGTCGTGACGATCCACATCGGCTCCGCCGCACAGGGATTCCCCGGCAGAGAGACCGAGCCGGTCCACGTGCGCTACACGATGCCCACCTGGAACTCGCTGCCCTGCGCGGCGAACCTGATGTGGAGCCACGTCGTGCGCGACAACCCAACGCTCAAGATCGCACTCTCCGAAGGCGGCACCTCGTGGATCCCCGGCTTCCTCGACCGGATGGAGCGCCACTACCACGTACAGCGCTGGTCGAACCCCGATCTCGGCGGTCGCACGCCGACCGAGGTCTTCCGCGACCAGTTCCTCGCGTGCTTCATCTCGGACCCCTCCGGCCTTCTGCTGCGCGACCGCATCGGGATCGACAACATCGCGTACGAGGTCGACTACCCCCACTCCGACTGCACGTTCCCCGGATCGTCCGACGAACTGTGGGAGTGCATCGTCGAAGCGAAGTGCAACGACGCCGAGATCAACAAGATTACCTACGAGAACGCGATGCGTTGGCTGCGCTTCGACCCGTTCGCGCACACACCCAAGGCCGCGGCCACTGTCGGCGCGCTGCAGACACGCGCCGCCGACGTGGACCTCTCCACGCGCAGCAAAGCTGAGTACAAGGCCGAGTGGGAAGCCGCGAACGGCCCGCTCGGCTAA
- a CDS encoding AMP-dependent synthetase/ligase: MPLGMIESPTFARGFRDAVADSPEAVAVKTLDGAVSLTYRGLAARADALAGGLAKLGLEKGSTIALMTSNRPEFHIADLAAVTLGAVPFSIYQTLSAEQITYVVGDSGARIAIVEGPFLESFLTARADLPALEHLIVLDGEAEGALSFAEVEASGVGFDGEAATKNVAPSDLLTLIYTSGTTGPPKGVQLTHANLEAVAGMLNATVPLPANGRVLSWLPTAHIAERALNYYIPILCRSTITTIPDPRQIAAALPDVRPDFFFAVPRIWEKIKAGFDARLSSGPADERRAMETALAASVEKLRLEQASQSVPEALAGKVAEFETNVFSPLRTALGFDKLAFASVGAAPTPREVLEFFHAIGIELAEGWGMSETTAIGTLSKPGTVRIGTVGKPAPGVEIKLAGDREVLIRGANIMQGYRNLPDKTAETIDGDGWLATGDVGEFDDDGYLKIVDRKKELIINAAGKNMSPANIEAALKGACSLIGQAYVIGDGRRYNTALLVLDPDFAAAWAGEQGLGHKSADELASEPRVHAAVSEGVEAGNQRLSRVEQVKKFTILPEDWLPGGDELTPTMKLKRKPIAAKYATQIDAMYEE; encoded by the coding sequence ATGCCCCTCGGAATGATCGAGTCCCCGACCTTCGCCCGAGGCTTCCGCGATGCGGTGGCTGACTCCCCTGAGGCTGTCGCGGTCAAGACGCTCGACGGGGCCGTCTCCCTCACCTACCGCGGGCTCGCAGCCCGGGCGGACGCGCTGGCCGGCGGCCTCGCGAAGCTGGGTCTCGAGAAGGGCAGCACAATCGCCCTCATGACGTCGAACCGTCCCGAGTTCCACATCGCAGACCTCGCCGCCGTCACCCTCGGCGCGGTTCCGTTCTCGATCTACCAAACGCTCTCGGCCGAGCAGATCACCTACGTCGTCGGGGACTCCGGAGCGCGCATCGCGATCGTCGAAGGTCCCTTCCTCGAAAGCTTCCTCACCGCCCGCGCGGATCTCCCCGCGCTCGAGCATCTCATCGTGCTCGACGGAGAGGCGGAAGGCGCACTCTCGTTCGCCGAGGTCGAGGCGTCGGGAGTAGGCTTCGACGGCGAGGCAGCGACGAAAAATGTCGCACCGAGCGATCTCCTCACGTTGATCTACACATCCGGCACGACCGGACCGCCCAAGGGCGTTCAACTCACGCACGCCAACCTCGAAGCCGTCGCTGGGATGCTCAATGCGACCGTCCCACTCCCGGCGAACGGTCGCGTGCTCTCGTGGCTCCCGACGGCGCACATCGCCGAGCGCGCACTCAACTACTACATCCCGATCCTCTGCCGCTCGACGATCACGACGATCCCCGACCCTCGGCAGATCGCGGCGGCGCTCCCCGACGTGCGGCCCGACTTCTTCTTCGCGGTGCCGCGCATCTGGGAAAAAATCAAAGCCGGCTTCGACGCGCGCCTGTCCTCGGGCCCCGCGGACGAGCGTCGAGCGATGGAGACCGCGCTCGCCGCCTCTGTAGAAAAGCTCCGACTCGAACAGGCGAGCCAGTCGGTCCCCGAGGCCCTCGCCGGCAAGGTCGCCGAGTTCGAAACGAACGTGTTCAGCCCTCTCCGCACGGCACTCGGATTCGACAAGCTCGCGTTCGCATCGGTCGGTGCCGCGCCGACTCCGCGCGAGGTACTCGAGTTCTTCCACGCCATCGGCATCGAGCTCGCGGAGGGCTGGGGCATGTCGGAGACGACGGCCATCGGCACGCTCAGCAAACCCGGGACCGTCCGAATCGGCACCGTCGGCAAGCCCGCTCCGGGGGTCGAGATCAAGCTCGCGGGCGACCGGGAGGTGCTCATCCGGGGCGCGAACATCATGCAGGGGTACCGCAATCTCCCCGACAAGACGGCCGAAACGATCGATGGCGACGGCTGGCTCGCCACCGGCGACGTCGGCGAATTCGACGACGACGGGTACTTGAAGATCGTCGACCGCAAGAAAGAACTCATCATCAACGCAGCCGGCAAGAACATGTCGCCAGCCAACATCGAAGCCGCTCTGAAAGGCGCGTGCTCCCTCATCGGCCAGGCCTACGTGATCGGCGACGGGCGACGCTACAACACCGCGCTGCTCGTACTCGATCCGGACTTCGCCGCGGCCTGGGCCGGAGAACAGGGCCTCGGCCACAAGAGCGCCGACGAACTCGCCAGCGAGCCTCGCGTCCATGCCGCCGTGAGCGAAGGCGTAGAGGCGGGAAACCAAAGGCTATCGCGCGTCGAACAGGTCAAGAAGTTCACGATCCTGCCGGAGGACTGGCTCCCCGGCGGGGACGAACTGACGCCCACCATGAAACTCAAACGCAAACCAATCGCCGCCAAGTACGCGACCCAGATCGATGCCATGTACGAAGAATAG
- a CDS encoding peptidylprolyl isomerase, translating into MMIRILASVLAISLLAAPASRAEEKKPVSQNDPIAQIDAFIAEQKIDKSGNWKTSLPKPPVASFDPSKTYYWVIDTNIGGPIKIKLLPETAPMHVTSTIYLTKLGFYDDLAFHRVIDGFMAQGGDPRGNGTGGPGYQYDGEYDPSVKHDKPGLLSMANAGPGTDGSQFFLTFVPTPHLNGKHSIFGEVTEGMDVVKQLEDNGSRSGQTKKPLSMTKATIEVQ; encoded by the coding sequence ATGATGATTAGAATACTCGCATCCGTCCTTGCGATCAGCCTGCTCGCCGCGCCTGCGTCACGAGCTGAGGAGAAGAAACCGGTGAGTCAGAACGACCCCATCGCTCAGATCGACGCGTTCATCGCGGAGCAGAAAATCGACAAGAGCGGCAACTGGAAGACCAGCTTGCCGAAGCCGCCCGTCGCCTCGTTCGACCCGTCGAAGACCTACTACTGGGTCATCGACACGAACATTGGTGGCCCGATCAAGATCAAGTTGCTCCCGGAGACCGCTCCGATGCACGTCACGAGCACGATCTACCTGACCAAACTCGGCTTCTACGACGACCTTGCGTTCCACCGCGTGATCGACGGCTTCATGGCGCAGGGCGGCGACCCGCGCGGCAACGGAACCGGTGGCCCGGGCTACCAGTACGATGGTGAGTACGACCCGAGCGTGAAGCACGACAAGCCGGGTCTTCTCAGTATGGCGAACGCCGGTCCGGGAACCGACGGGAGCCAGTTCTTCCTCACATTCGTCCCGACGCCGCACCTCAACGGCAAGCACTCCATCTTCGGTGAAGTCACCGAGGGCATGGACGTCGTGAAGCAGCTTGAGGACAACGGAAGCCGCAGCGGCCAGACCAAGAAGCCGCTGTCGATGACCAAGGCAACGATCGAAGTTCAGTAA
- a CDS encoding LLM class flavin-dependent oxidoreductase, with product MKFALFYEIPVARPWDEDKEYRIYQETLEQGIFGDQMGFHAFWTVEHHFLEEFSHCSNPEVLYGALASRTKNMRLGYGVRLLPKPYNHPVRSAESAAVLDLISNGRVDFATGRSATRKELEGFGVDPRETREMWQEALGHIVGCWTNDEYEFEGKHWSMPKRRVLPKPRQRPHPPLWGATTSDEGHELMGQLGLGLCSFAVGTPPSEVKRKIDLYRASIAKCEKPIGAEIHDEAATFTMMCCAPTREEALEAAKESFEWYPSFGAKQIAEVAEWMAEENRELGTYSYAADMKKHSDEGSLDLITMDYLTEAGACVVGTPEECLESCRDYAGAGVDLLLCLVNPYKVPHEKVMQTIELIGKYVIPNVS from the coding sequence ATGAAATTCGCACTGTTCTACGAGATCCCGGTCGCGCGCCCCTGGGACGAGGACAAGGAATACCGCATCTACCAGGAGACCCTCGAGCAGGGGATCTTCGGCGACCAAATGGGCTTTCACGCCTTCTGGACCGTCGAGCATCACTTCCTGGAGGAATTCTCACACTGCTCGAACCCCGAGGTGCTCTACGGGGCGCTCGCGAGTCGGACCAAGAACATGCGGCTGGGCTACGGCGTGCGGCTCCTGCCCAAACCATACAATCACCCGGTCCGGTCCGCAGAGTCCGCAGCGGTGCTCGACCTCATCAGCAACGGGCGGGTCGACTTCGCGACGGGGCGCTCCGCCACGCGCAAAGAACTCGAAGGTTTCGGGGTCGATCCGCGCGAAACCCGAGAGATGTGGCAAGAGGCGCTCGGCCACATCGTCGGCTGCTGGACGAACGACGAGTACGAGTTCGAGGGCAAGCACTGGTCGATGCCGAAGCGGCGCGTGCTCCCCAAGCCTCGCCAGCGCCCTCACCCGCCCCTGTGGGGTGCCACTACGAGCGACGAGGGCCACGAACTCATGGGTCAGCTCGGGCTCGGACTCTGCTCGTTCGCGGTCGGAACGCCGCCGTCCGAGGTGAAGCGCAAGATCGACCTGTACCGCGCGTCGATCGCGAAGTGCGAGAAGCCAATCGGGGCCGAGATCCACGACGAGGCCGCAACCTTCACGATGATGTGCTGCGCCCCCACCCGCGAGGAGGCTCTCGAAGCCGCGAAGGAGTCCTTCGAGTGGTACCCGAGCTTCGGTGCGAAACAGATCGCCGAAGTCGCCGAGTGGATGGCCGAGGAGAACCGCGAGCTCGGCACCTACAGCTACGCGGCCGACATGAAGAAGCACTCGGATGAGGGCTCGCTCGACCTCATCACGATGGACTACCTGACCGAGGCCGGAGCCTGTGTCGTCGGCACCCCCGAGGAGTGCCTCGAGTCCTGCCGGGACTACGCCGGTGCCGGCGTCGATCTCCTTCTGTGTCTCGTGAACCCGTACAAGGTCCCGCACGAGAAGGTCATGCAAACGATCGAGCTCATCGGGAAGTACGTCATCCCGAATGTGAGCTAA
- a CDS encoding lysophospholipid acyltransferase family protein → MNVGEIWTAIRQWTPFAIRTIGYGSVSCFIGPFTKEHSASLWAMRKWCVSSLGHLDIRLELSGVENVPVAGPFVYCSNHQSLVDILVLGAALPGDYKWAAKRSVLNIPFLGWHLRLAGHVPVDRGGGAKAADDVIERFAEVLRKGKPLLIFPEGTRSVDGELKDFKAGAFKAAIRGNAPIVPVALDGTFAMMSKGDFNAGNQDKVVRVRLGTPISLPAESDDAERVEKLRVQTQAVIGQLFESIRGDVG, encoded by the coding sequence ATGAACGTGGGGGAGATCTGGACGGCGATTCGGCAGTGGACGCCCTTTGCCATCCGAACGATCGGTTACGGGTCGGTCTCGTGCTTCATCGGCCCGTTTACGAAGGAGCATTCCGCGAGTCTTTGGGCGATGCGGAAGTGGTGCGTGTCGAGCCTGGGGCATCTCGACATCAGGCTCGAACTCTCCGGCGTGGAGAACGTTCCGGTGGCCGGTCCGTTTGTCTACTGCTCGAACCATCAGAGTCTCGTCGATATCCTCGTGCTCGGTGCGGCGCTGCCCGGCGACTACAAGTGGGCGGCCAAGCGTTCGGTGTTGAACATTCCGTTTCTGGGCTGGCATCTCCGACTCGCCGGGCATGTGCCGGTCGATCGGGGCGGCGGCGCGAAGGCGGCCGACGACGTGATCGAGCGCTTCGCGGAAGTTCTACGGAAGGGGAAGCCGCTCCTCATCTTCCCGGAGGGAACCCGCAGCGTCGACGGCGAGCTGAAGGACTTCAAGGCCGGTGCCTTCAAAGCGGCGATTCGCGGCAACGCACCCATCGTTCCGGTCGCGCTCGACGGGACATTCGCGATGATGAGCAAGGGCGACTTCAACGCCGGCAACCAGGATAAGGTCGTCCGAGTCCGCCTCGGGACGCCGATTTCGTTGCCTGCCGAGAGCGATGATGCCGAGCGCGTCGAAAAGCTGCGCGTGCAGACCCAGGCGGTGATTGGTCAGTTGTTCGAGTCGATCCGAGGGGACGTTGGTTAG
- a CDS encoding phytanoyl-CoA dioxygenase family protein, with protein MKFPDRAAPRRRLRPEELTALEADGAICARGLLDKATVDHMRDALEDVLAQSGVIGGPLSMPDDGFHGDVFVWKLHDAFRDLALFSCLPELANQILRSTSVQFFYEQFFVKRAGSPIDTPWHQDLPFWPVAGTQVASFWITLDPVSRASSGLEFVRGSHKWEKRYKAVTPNHDPYMADTDLEAAPDFSQLRREHELLGWDMEPGDVLVFGPLVAHGSGGNASQDRDRRALAFRYCGDDVTFAPRHATMPLLWDHGLEPGDRLGGPLFPQVLPEVLESEVATRWAGPEAPSDRAVAAFLAHLEETGFGAGFEKKPLLDSERSE; from the coding sequence ATGAAATTCCCGGATAGAGCGGCACCGAGGCGACGCCTCCGCCCCGAAGAATTGACCGCGCTGGAGGCCGACGGGGCCATCTGCGCCCGGGGATTGCTCGATAAGGCCACGGTAGACCACATGCGGGATGCGTTGGAGGACGTTCTCGCTCAGTCCGGGGTCATCGGCGGTCCGCTCAGCATGCCGGATGACGGCTTCCACGGTGACGTCTTTGTGTGGAAGCTGCACGACGCCTTTCGCGATCTGGCCCTCTTCTCGTGCCTGCCCGAGCTGGCCAATCAGATCTTGCGCTCGACTTCGGTCCAATTCTTCTACGAGCAGTTCTTCGTGAAGAGAGCCGGTAGCCCGATCGACACGCCTTGGCATCAGGACTTGCCGTTTTGGCCGGTCGCCGGGACGCAAGTCGCGTCGTTCTGGATCACTCTCGACCCCGTGTCGCGCGCGTCCAGTGGGCTCGAGTTCGTCCGCGGGTCGCACAAGTGGGAGAAGCGCTACAAGGCGGTCACCCCGAACCACGACCCGTACATGGCCGATACGGATCTCGAGGCCGCGCCCGACTTCAGTCAGTTGCGCCGGGAGCACGAACTGCTCGGTTGGGACATGGAGCCCGGTGACGTACTGGTTTTCGGCCCGCTCGTTGCGCACGGCTCTGGGGGCAACGCGTCGCAGGACCGCGACCGCCGCGCGTTGGCGTTTCGGTACTGCGGAGACGACGTCACGTTCGCGCCGCGCCACGCAACCATGCCGCTGTTGTGGGACCATGGGCTGGAACCGGGCGATCGGCTCGGAGGGCCGCTGTTCCCGCAGGTATTGCCCGAGGTGCTCGAATCGGAAGTCGCGACGCGCTGGGCGGGGCCGGAGGCTCCTAGCGACCGGGCGGTCGCCGCATTCCTGGCACATCTCGAAGAGACCGGCTTCGGTGCCGGCTTCGAGAAGAAG